One genomic segment of Vibrio quintilis includes these proteins:
- a CDS encoding virion protein, translated as MNKWVLLSAAIASVAGIGYVIYRAATGSTATSGTGENIVRSNQPRGVRNNNPLNIRDNGTDWRGMCEINTDPSFVQFESAEYGFRAGARILRTYYRSGYKTLSQMISRWAPVSENDTATYIRNVSNWTGIGPHQTIDVYDRNTLSNVLLAMSRQESGPYYDIGTARDGVMLA; from the coding sequence ATGAATAAATGGGTGTTGCTCAGTGCTGCAATTGCGTCGGTTGCTGGTATTGGTTATGTCATATACCGGGCCGCTACCGGCAGCACTGCGACATCAGGAACAGGAGAAAATATAGTGAGATCAAATCAACCACGCGGAGTGAGGAATAATAACCCGCTTAATATCCGGGACAACGGAACAGACTGGCGGGGAATGTGTGAAATCAATACAGATCCGTCTTTTGTTCAATTTGAATCAGCAGAATACGGATTCAGAGCCGGAGCGCGAATTTTGCGCACCTACTACCGGAGCGGATACAAAACGCTCTCACAAATGATCAGCCGGTGGGCGCCCGTCAGTGAGAACGACACAGCAACATATATCCGGAACGTAAGCAACTGGACCGGCATCGGGCCTCATCAAACCATTGATGTCTATGACAGAAACACACTTTCAAATGTATTGCTGGCAATGAGTCGGCAGGAGTCCGGCCCGTATTATGATATTGGTACTGCAAGAGATGGGGTGATGCTGGCATGA
- a CDS encoding YdcH family protein, whose amino-acid sequence MIIEAHTKKQISVGGRGRYLIVRASSAPVYVSTDTLRPQRLQTGDRINVEQFNELFVEHHQAGEVTFDYQISDLEHKPAATDDIVIRKIIEPIQFEAHVKVNDGLKVKTILPAQMSTFDDITIQPGERVRLTSGGFRQVTVQVISDAMTKVRIGDKSTTANRGLLAMGSQSAIGSLSIDFSGEVYGYNASETTAKLTVMGVK is encoded by the coding sequence ATGATTATCGAAGCGCATACAAAAAAACAGATTTCCGTCGGTGGTCGAGGCCGTTATCTGATTGTCAGGGCTTCTTCGGCCCCGGTTTATGTCTCTACCGATACATTGCGCCCTCAGCGTCTTCAGACCGGAGACCGGATCAATGTAGAACAGTTTAATGAATTGTTTGTTGAACATCATCAGGCCGGTGAGGTGACATTCGATTACCAGATTTCTGATTTAGAGCATAAACCCGCCGCCACGGACGACATAGTGATTAGAAAAATCATTGAGCCGATTCAGTTTGAAGCACACGTAAAGGTCAATGACGGGCTGAAGGTGAAAACCATCTTACCGGCTCAGATGAGCACGTTTGATGATATCACCATCCAGCCGGGTGAACGCGTCCGGCTCACCAGTGGCGGATTTCGTCAGGTCACGGTTCAGGTGATCAGTGATGCAATGACAAAAGTAAGAATTGGTGACAAGAGCACGACTGCAAACCGGGGATTGCTGGCAATGGGGAGTCAGTCCGCGATTGGTAGTTTGAGCATTGATTTCAGTGGTGAGGTGTATGGATATAACGCCAGTGAGACCACCGCAAAACTAACCGTTATGGGGGTCAAATGA
- a CDS encoding major capsid protein P2 yields MNSVMKLNSFTGVGWGEKASLTIPTGPVYEEIFLETNLKPEQIHRVTITLNGDEIIVLDGQLMKALEAYKGMPASDFYHIPLADISAKTKNGMKYTALVTEPGDNIILDIDIASKTDADPATVYLKGHATVSPAQGVRVLVPQIKRQTMQATATENEFLDLVSGPLLLVRRMHFLSEEVNALEIYRDYVKVYDTTRPVDTMRAKRNKRFWQSGMYHFDPIMRGYFIDELFKTAHLNELKFTVKTNKPVGAIPIVVESVKIVRPDLLH; encoded by the coding sequence ATGAATTCAGTCATGAAATTGAACTCGTTTACCGGCGTTGGCTGGGGTGAAAAAGCATCGCTGACAATCCCGACGGGACCCGTCTATGAAGAGATTTTTCTCGAAACAAATCTGAAGCCGGAGCAAATCCACCGGGTGACAATTACGCTGAACGGGGATGAAATCATCGTGCTTGACGGGCAACTGATGAAAGCCCTTGAAGCATACAAAGGGATGCCCGCCTCAGATTTCTATCATATCCCGCTGGCCGATATTTCAGCCAAGACCAAGAACGGCATGAAATACACCGCGCTGGTTACAGAGCCCGGTGACAATATCATTTTGGATATTGATATCGCATCAAAAACCGATGCAGACCCGGCAACCGTCTATCTGAAAGGTCACGCCACCGTTTCACCGGCTCAGGGCGTGCGGGTACTTGTACCGCAAATCAAACGCCAGACCATGCAGGCCACTGCCACCGAAAACGAATTCCTTGATTTGGTTTCCGGGCCGCTGTTGCTGGTACGCCGGATGCACTTCTTATCAGAAGAGGTGAACGCCCTCGAAATCTACCGCGATTATGTGAAAGTCTATGACACTACCCGCCCGGTCGATACGATGCGTGCCAAACGAAATAAACGTTTCTGGCAATCAGGCATGTATCACTTTGATCCCATCATGCGCGGCTACTTTATTGATGAACTGTTTAAAACGGCCCATCTGAACGAGCTGAAATTCACGGTCAAAACTAACAAGCCGGTTGGCGCCATTCCGATTGTGGTTGAGTCCGTAAAAATCGTTCGTCCTGACCTGCTCCACTAA
- a CDS encoding type IV secretory system conjugative DNA transfer family protein gives MQPINPDNALKNGHVFAVGMSGSGKTSAAKKLFIQATDQVAIFDPMGDYTGQLAGRVVRGYENIKDFATALIAGRKTRQGFKIAYQPKHETKPKDFDQFCQVVWAVGNGKHKKPLKIICEEVAEHSENAGKATGYHGKILRLGRKFNLHSINLFQRGQEVSKTIIDNCQRACVMMQKTRASAIYLEKMTGISAADIDQLNPLEYLLQDGKQYQKGVIRW, from the coding sequence ATGCAGCCAATTAACCCGGATAACGCCCTGAAAAATGGTCATGTCTTTGCGGTTGGGATGAGCGGGAGCGGCAAGACTTCAGCGGCAAAAAAACTATTCATACAGGCGACTGATCAGGTCGCCATTTTTGATCCGATGGGCGATTACACCGGTCAGCTTGCCGGGCGTGTCGTCCGGGGCTATGAAAACATCAAAGACTTTGCAACGGCCCTGATAGCCGGGAGAAAGACCCGGCAGGGATTCAAGATTGCCTATCAGCCAAAACACGAAACCAAACCGAAAGACTTTGATCAGTTCTGTCAGGTGGTATGGGCGGTAGGCAACGGCAAACACAAAAAGCCCCTGAAAATCATCTGTGAAGAAGTGGCAGAGCACAGCGAAAACGCAGGAAAGGCGACCGGCTACCACGGCAAGATCTTACGCCTGGGCAGGAAGTTTAATCTTCACTCCATCAATTTATTTCAGAGAGGTCAGGAAGTATCAAAAACCATCATTGATAACTGTCAACGTGCTTGTGTGATGATGCAAAAGACCCGCGCCAGTGCAATTTATCTGGAAAAAATGACCGGGATATCAGCGGCGGATATCGATCAGTTGAACCCGCTTGAGTATCTCCTGCAAGACGGTAAACAATATCAAAAGGGGGTGATCCGCTGGTAA
- a CDS encoding replication endonuclease, with the protein MKKYTKPTNNPLTKLPDALRQELATYVMKNQPTAPHLAMVADKHISSSGKTPKERVFEFACQVANQFKLPSDIRNYLDKASAARFRKYGFKRALQFIESRSQAAFAALSVLPEPFWKIDTEFKRARLATELSGRAGFHFETSVKMGLSPQETIARIHEFVGASLWMPQFEFVENEERAYSILARLLDESVWRRAIEKSTIAAFENARRAAGMISPHISPYASISACEWLKVRQDRQREWLELMAIESEHGDCVDMSEVHASSQANPENRRHELMTRIAGCQEYADANNHAAVFITMTTPSRFHRLKKRGHYWIENPAFDGSCPRDAHAWLSLNWSRFRSWADRHGLDYYGLRVVEPHQDGTPHWHGVFFMPLDQTGAFIKALQNYQYQQDSAELYDASGKPKHKAMKARFDAKLLDGTEGGAVAYLAKYISKNVDGFGLDDLTDSDNRKAKLQDTVKNVTAWSRQFCFRQFQFQKTPSVTVWRELRRIQDKQEYCLFEKARRAADMGFFSAYFDYMGGHRLPQSLRPIKPRTEAKENKYGETVRHIIGLEGSGLVVLTHETEWKLVKKPAVKQEASQDGGSRRPWSGGNNYTPAEKPTRQQQIISNFLLQCELDRCGPPEYEEFFST; encoded by the coding sequence GTGAAAAAATACACCAAACCAACAAACAACCCGTTAACCAAACTGCCGGATGCATTGCGTCAGGAGCTGGCAACCTATGTCATGAAAAACCAGCCCACAGCGCCACATCTGGCAATGGTTGCGGATAAGCATATTTCATCGTCCGGAAAGACCCCAAAAGAGCGGGTGTTTGAATTTGCCTGTCAGGTAGCCAATCAGTTTAAGTTACCTTCAGACATTCGTAATTATCTGGATAAGGCCAGTGCTGCCCGGTTCCGGAAATATGGCTTTAAACGGGCACTTCAATTTATTGAGTCACGCAGTCAGGCGGCTTTTGCTGCCCTGTCTGTCCTGCCTGAACCATTCTGGAAAATTGATACAGAGTTCAAACGCGCCCGGCTTGCCACAGAGCTTTCAGGCCGTGCGGGTTTTCACTTTGAAACATCAGTCAAAATGGGCTTATCTCCACAAGAGACGATCGCCCGGATTCATGAATTTGTCGGGGCGTCTTTATGGATGCCACAGTTTGAATTTGTTGAAAATGAAGAGAGAGCTTATTCAATACTGGCCCGTCTGCTTGATGAGTCGGTCTGGCGTCGCGCTATCGAGAAATCCACAATTGCAGCGTTTGAGAATGCCCGGCGTGCTGCCGGGATGATTTCCCCGCACATCTCGCCGTATGCGTCTATCTCTGCCTGTGAATGGCTCAAAGTGCGTCAGGACAGACAAAGAGAATGGCTTGAGCTGATGGCGATTGAATCAGAGCATGGTGATTGTGTCGATATGTCAGAAGTTCACGCTTCATCACAGGCTAACCCGGAAAACCGCCGCCATGAACTGATGACCCGGATCGCTGGTTGTCAGGAATACGCCGACGCAAACAATCATGCAGCGGTATTTATTACCATGACCACACCAAGCCGCTTTCACCGCCTGAAAAAGCGCGGTCATTACTGGATTGAAAACCCGGCCTTTGATGGCAGTTGTCCGCGTGATGCCCATGCATGGCTGAGCCTGAACTGGTCACGCTTTCGCAGTTGGGCAGACCGTCACGGACTGGATTATTACGGCTTAAGAGTGGTTGAACCGCATCAGGACGGCACGCCACACTGGCACGGTGTATTTTTCATGCCGCTGGATCAGACGGGTGCATTTATCAAAGCACTTCAGAATTATCAGTATCAACAAGACAGTGCAGAGCTTTACGACGCATCAGGCAAACCCAAACACAAGGCAATGAAAGCCCGGTTTGATGCCAAACTACTGGACGGCACCGAAGGCGGCGCCGTGGCCTATCTTGCCAAGTATATTTCAAAAAATGTAGACGGCTTCGGACTGGATGACCTCACCGATTCAGATAACCGTAAAGCCAAGCTTCAGGACACGGTGAAGAACGTCACAGCGTGGTCACGTCAGTTCTGTTTCAGACAATTTCAGTTTCAGAAAACCCCAAGTGTCACAGTCTGGCGAGAGCTGCGCCGGATTCAGGATAAGCAGGAATATTGCCTGTTTGAAAAAGCACGCCGGGCGGCGGATATGGGCTTCTTCTCTGCTTATTTTGACTATATGGGCGGTCACCGCCTGCCGCAATCATTGCGCCCGATTAAGCCACGGACAGAAGCGAAAGAAAACAAATACGGTGAAACCGTTCGTCACATCATTGGCCTTGAGGGAAGTGGTTTAGTGGTTCTGACTCATGAAACCGAATGGAAGTTAGTTAAAAAGCCTGCTGTGAAACAGGAGGCTTCTCAAGACGGCGGGAGCCGTCGCCCTTGGTCTGGTGGCAATAACTATACGCCAGCCGAAAAACCAACCAGACAGCAACAAATCATCAGTAATTTTCTTCTTCAATGCGAGCTGGACCGGTGTGGTCCACCCGAATATGAGGAATTTTTCTCAACCTAA
- a CDS encoding XRE family transcriptional regulator: protein MYLKNKEEKILKDFPNRLKDAMGSDTLRTFEEKSGISRSVLSSYLNGKTYPTLDRLTAISVASEKSIEWLASGEITDDRMVAVYQYDLCVSAGAGALVEHEKPVAEFRFSQDWLRQQGLHGRQLSIVQVMGDSMEPNLYDGDLILVRHDEARDGICVIRVDQDVLVKRVQYDYAEKSFLISSDNPRYKPFQLSNDFDGDFKVIGQVVRVLQRVKERDTVQ from the coding sequence ATGTATTTGAAAAATAAAGAAGAAAAAATTCTGAAAGATTTTCCTAATCGTTTAAAAGATGCAATGGGAAGTGACACACTGAGGACTTTTGAAGAGAAAAGTGGCATTTCGAGATCTGTCTTGTCTTCATATCTGAACGGGAAAACATATCCGACTCTGGATCGACTGACTGCGATATCAGTTGCATCAGAAAAATCAATTGAATGGCTGGCCTCTGGTGAAATCACTGATGACAGAATGGTCGCCGTTTATCAGTATGACTTATGTGTCAGCGCTGGTGCCGGTGCATTAGTTGAACATGAAAAGCCTGTTGCAGAATTTCGTTTCAGTCAGGATTGGTTACGCCAGCAGGGACTACATGGAAGACAACTTTCAATTGTTCAGGTGATGGGGGATAGCATGGAACCCAACCTTTACGATGGTGATTTAATTCTTGTCCGGCATGATGAAGCAAGAGATGGTATCTGTGTGATTCGTGTGGATCAGGACGTACTTGTTAAGCGGGTGCAATATGACTATGCAGAGAAAAGCTTTTTGATATCTAGCGATAACCCTCGATATAAACCGTTTCAGTTGAGTAATGATTTTGATGGTGATTTCAAAGTAATTGGTCAGGTGGTGCGGGTACTTCAGAGGGTGAAAGAGCGTGATACAGTCCAGTGA